The sequence below is a genomic window from Saccopteryx leptura isolate mSacLep1 chromosome 3, mSacLep1_pri_phased_curated, whole genome shotgun sequence.
CTGGGGAATTGTGATAGCAATATGCTGTTTCTTGTGGCTTATTCTTGGAATGAGGAGAAggtaaaaaagttttatctttaagTTGTATCTAACTTCATTCAGTTAGTGTTCTTTTACTTTCATTGTTAtatcaatataataaatttaGCTTTCTGTACTTAGATATACTAACATTTTCTTCAGTAATTTTcttcttaagttaaaaaaatgaataaaaaaatttaaagtggaaTCTTTTTAATTAGAtctaacaaaagataaaatgacagGTTATTTTTTTTCAGCATTGACCTATCAGTGGTAATGCAAAAATGTACAATCTTGTTAAACATAACTGACAACAATTTTATGAGCTGTCTGtgtatgtttatatgtgtgtatacagagGAACTCTGGACTAGTAAGGATACAAATTGTAAATGGGATCTGCATTAGAAAGGCTTTTTTTCTACCATGTGGATCAAATAGATACtctgactaaataaatattttatttttagctagtTCTTGTGCATTTTATAGACTCAGCCTAAGTTTATATGAGAGCACAGTGGCTGCCTTgatcattctattatttttttcttattaaagatatTCTACCATGATGAATTGGGAAACTGCTAAGTGTATGTAACATCActtttatttgtgtgtatcaTTTATTCATACCTAGTTCAAGAATACAAGAAATATAAGTATAGTCATACATGTAGCCATAGTTTAAATTCTGATTGGAACAAAGAGTATTTGGGAGGGGAGGActatgttaatattttgttacatCAATCTCCAAAAGACAGGATTACCTAGAGCATATGTTCAGCTGTGTAGATTATGTGTGGTATACCTTTTACAAGTATTATTTGTCCCTTAAAGTGTTTTAATTCAGGCCTGATAGTTTCTAGTTTTAATTAATCTATTTATCTttgaactaagaaaataaaaataattattttatgctaTGCTATTCTATCAAGATGGATAgtaatttatattagaaaataaatgtttatatcctttaataaaaacaattaaaataacataaaggaaTATTGAATTATAATTGATGATTTTATCAATGCTTAtcttgcttaattttattttatgataagcTAATTTCTCAAATGATATTCTCATCTTTAACTATCATCATATAATAATATCTTCAGACTATGAAGATTGTAAAAACTTCATTTCCGCAATCCTCTGTTATTcagtattttatatcttttaaaaaaaatactcaagcagATAATGCTTAGAAAAATATAAGTGCTAGAATGTAGTTTGGTTTCTGTATTGAGAGCAAAAATCTTGTaaatttgtttatcctttccaTCCTCCTTGTTGGGAAAAGTAACTAGCAGATAGTAGGCATTCAGTAAGTGTGCGGAATGTCAGCATGGATGGATACATGGGTTTGGTAACCATTTTCACCAATATACCATCTTACTAGGTTACTATAACCCATTATTTTAGTAAACAAGCAGGACCCTAACAAAAAGTATCTATGAATTGTAGAGTTTTGAAGTTTGAAGTcagtagtaaaaattttaaaacgtggtagaaatataaaacagTGTGTAATTTTCCCTATGTCTCATATTTTTGTGTCTTACAGACAAAAGGGTGAACCACCTCTGGAGAATGGGCTGATTCCATACCTGGGATGTGCTCTTCAGTTTGGTGCCAATCCTCTGGAGTTTCTCAGAGAAAATCAGAGGAAACATGGCCATGTTTTTACCTGCAAATTAATGGGAAACTTTGTCCATTTCATCACAAATCCCTTGTCATACCATAAAGTGTTGTGCCATGGAAAATACTTGGATTGGAAAAAATTTCATTTCACTACTTCTGCAAAGGTAACCATTTTTGCATTTCTACAgaattctcttcattttctccattttaataCATCAGTTCACTAGTCATTTTGAGTACTTCAACTTAGAGATGTTGAAGACATGTACCATTATATAAAGATtcttagaaatataataaaattaaacataatctCCTGGtactaattatttaaaaagtcaaaatacaTATAGATTGTCATTACTTGATCAGCCaatgaagataaaatgaaaattatatattttactgaATCAGAGGACACTTTATAAGTAAGATAGGTACAAACATGCTCATGTCAACCATGTCTACACAACACTCAGAGTGCATGAGGTGAGAACTTAACATCAAATTGTTTTACCACACTCTTGCTGTACCTTTGTTTAATTTTGTTAGGAATTGATCAGATAGTTTGACATCATTTAGATGTGATCTAAGAGGCtcttttagagagaaaataattatgGTAAACAACATGAACTGAGTCTGCAAAGAAGTATTAGACATGGTGTCTGcttttaaatacattaaattcTGGTTAAAATACATCTACAAAGACTATAGAAAAGAACTAATGATTAAACACCATTATTAATTAGTATGAAATTAGCATGCCTTacatgataaaaataagaaatagacgAATAGATTGGCAGAGGGAAGTTCTACTGAGGAACTGGGTTTTAAACTTGGCCATAATGAAAGCATATGATTTGATCATTTATTAGTAAAATGTTATGAAACTGTATGTGGAAAGGCCAATCTCCACCCACTCCTCTTTTTTAACAggtagacttttttaaaaatgaacttttccAATTGTGAAAGTATCTAATTTGTTTTTCAGCCATATACTAGCACTGAgtcaggtttaatttttttttctcacgtTTCATTTACTGTCAGGCATTTGGGCACAGAAGCATTGACCCGAGTGATGGAAATACTACTGAGAACATAAGCAAAGCTTTCATCAGAACTCTGCAAGGCGATGCTTTGAGTTCCCTCACAGAAGCCATGATGGAAAACCTCCAACTTGTCATGAGACCTCCAATTGTACCTGAATCAAAGATGTCGGCCTGGGTGACAGAAGGAATGTATGCCTTCTGCTACCGAGTGATGTTTGAAGCTGGGTATTTAACTCTCTTTGGCAGAGATCTTATGGGACAAGATGCACAAAAAACACTTATTCTAAATAAACTCGACAACTTCAAGCAGTTTGATAAAATCTTTCCGGCCCTAGTAGCAGGCCTCCCCATTCATGTGTTCAAAACCGCACACCACGCCCGGGAAAAACTGGCAGAGGGCTTGAGGCACGAGAACCTGGGAAAGAGAGACCACATGTCAGAACTGGTCAGGTTCCTGAATGACATGCTCTCCACCTTAGATGACATGGAGAAGGCCAAGACGCAACTCGCTGTTCTGTGGGCATCGCAAGCAAACACCATTCCAGCCACTTTCTGGAGCTTATTTCAAATGATGAGGTAACCAGCAACTTAttcagttatttctttctttcagtagAAGGCAGAAATTCAACAATTAGAGAACCACGGGCAGCTATGACTGGTAAATGTGTCTTAGAGAAGCAGAGATCTTTCCAGGGAAAAGACTGCATTGGTGTAGGGGCCATTTCGGTCACCTGGGTCCTGAGTCCTGCTCTTAACCCCAGACTTCTCATCATAACAACATACTAAAGTCCATGCCTTGATCTTAATAAAAGCATATTTAATTGATTATGATTTCTGTACAACAAGAAGGCAGGATCTATGTCTTATTCATTTGTGCATGAATagtatgtttttttctctcaattAGTAATTTATGTCTTACTGTTTATTTGACCAACTGTAATGGTTATAGATCAGTTATTCTTGATGGGATCCAGCTAGATTTTGCTTTATAAAACTGTAtgtagcaaaacaaacaaacaaaacttctatgTAACATTATTTTACATAAACATGATTTCTTTCCAAAGTGTTAGTGTTTTGGAAATTTGACATTCAAATGGTTTATTAAGTTATTCCAGTTAAATTGGATGTTTAGTATTATGTAAACACATAATGACTATTCCCTAGGATTAAAAATGCCAAATTTCCATTGATGGATGATAATTTTATGtctgcaaaataagaaaaatattttcaaaaccacTTCACATATAAAAACCCATtatcaatctaataaaaaatgttttctagagTGTTCACTTCAGAGTGCTCTGTCCAAAACAAAATCACGTATTTACAGGAAGATTACAACATCAATTTAATGTCATATAGGTAATAGTAGCCATTTTATGGTAATCACACAAATATTTATCTGTCAGACATTTCTGAGAATCAAGTTACCGTAATCATGTCATACAGTGATTCCTTATCATGGCATTAAGATTCCAGTAAACTTCAGTACATTAAAATGAAGTAGCATTCATTTCATAAGGTAAAGtgctagaaaaattataaatggaaatgCTGCTGTTCCATCTGAAATTGTGGTATGGATTTTAGGAGTAAATTTAGATTTCCATTTGCAATTAAGCTAGTACTTTACAACTGTTATTTTAGATGTAATTTTCTTCTCAGTAGCTATGTACATGgctaatttggtcatttaatctttacaagaaTGACTTATTTATAAAAATCTGGCTAAATTTTACTTCTACATAGCAAGTTCCTTCTAAGGCAGCAATTCTTACTAATATCAAAGGACCCAAATACAAAATAAGGTAAGAAAAGGGGAAGTAGTATGCCTTTTCCATCTTTTCTGGTATTTTGATCACCTATTTAAAATATAGGTGGAAAGCCTATATGTGTTTGC
It includes:
- the CYP7A1 gene encoding cytochrome P450 7A1, producing the protein MMTISLIWGIVIAICCFLWLILGMRRRQKGEPPLENGLIPYLGCALQFGANPLEFLRENQRKHGHVFTCKLMGNFVHFITNPLSYHKVLCHGKYLDWKKFHFTTSAKAFGHRSIDPSDGNTTENISKAFIRTLQGDALSSLTEAMMENLQLVMRPPIVPESKMSAWVTEGMYAFCYRVMFEAGYLTLFGRDLMGQDAQKTLILNKLDNFKQFDKIFPALVAGLPIHVFKTAHHAREKLAEGLRHENLGKRDHMSELVRFLNDMLSTLDDMEKAKTQLAVLWASQANTIPATFWSLFQMMRSPEAMKAAIEEVNKTLENAGQKVSFEDKPISLNQMQLNDMPVLDSIIKESLRLSSASLNIRTAKEDFTLHLPDGSYNVRKDDIIALYPQLMHLDPEIYPDPLTFKYDRYLDENGKTKTTFYSNGLKLKYYYMPFGSGATICPGRLFAVQEIKQFLILMLSYFELELVENNVKCPPLDQSRAGLGILPPLNDIEFKYKFKHW